A genomic segment from Candidatus Brocadia sinica JPN1 encodes:
- a CDS encoding nucleotidyltransferase domain-containing protein, with product MLYSQRELQNILENYFKETADTYRIEMAFLYGSWARGYPKETSDVDIAIVFSETDDEDKVFRKITDITLSFMGRIKLEVNIIPVFLDFRKPMLYYNAMVLGIPVFIRDQNRYAALLDEAIFQMEDFSIFGTRWQLEIVEKRLEALSIHFEPVLEKFIEEIESFCRFLRNHS from the coding sequence ATGTTATACTCACAGCGTGAGCTACAAAACATATTGGAAAACTATTTTAAAGAAACCGCTGACACTTACAGAATCGAAATGGCCTTTCTCTATGGTTCATGGGCAAGAGGATATCCAAAAGAAACTTCGGATGTAGATATTGCTATCGTTTTCTCTGAAACAGATGACGAAGATAAGGTTTTTAGGAAGATAACAGATATAACACTTTCTTTCATGGGAAGAATAAAGTTAGAGGTAAATATCATCCCTGTCTTTTTGGATTTCAGAAAACCTATGCTTTATTATAATGCAATGGTCCTTGGGATACCCGTATTTATCAGAGATCAAAACAGGTATGCTGCTTTACTCGACGAAGCTATATTTCAGATGGAAGACTTTAGTATCTTCGGTACACGATGGCAGCTGGAGATTGTGGAGAAAAGGCTAGAGGCATTGTCTATCCATTTTGAGCCTGTATTAGAAAAATTTATAGAAGAGATAGAATCTTTTTGCCGATTTTTAAGGAACCATAGCTAG
- a CDS encoding nucleotidyltransferase domain-containing protein → MELLKRDYGLEKVILFGSLSGGDIHEWSDIDLLIVKKTTKRPLDRILEVSRIIKPTVGIDLFVYTPDEFHALMQEKFSFLTAIARTGKVLFMKREDAERALQSARKMREWMRKIFAD, encoded by the coding sequence GTGGAACTCCTCAAAAGAGATTATGGGCTGGAGAAGGTAATTCTTTTTGGTTCTCTGTCCGGGGGGGATATTCACGAATGGAGTGATATTGACCTGCTTATAGTCAAAAAGACAACAAAACGGCCTTTAGACAGGATATTGGAAGTATCTCGTATAATCAAACCGACGGTCGGAATAGATTTATTTGTTTATACCCCCGATGAATTTCATGCTCTTATGCAGGAAAAATTTTCCTTTTTGACCGCTATAGCCAGAACCGGAAAGGTGTTATTTATGAAAAGAGAAGATGCTGAAAGGGCATTGCAGAGCGCACGAAAAATGCGTGAATGGATGAGAAAGATTTTTGCCGATTAG
- a CDS encoding nucleotidyltransferase domain-containing protein — MLYGSKARGDFLENSDIDLLLITEGSVPIQTKYQVFDIIYKKE, encoded by the coding sequence ATACTTTATGGATCAAAGGCAAGAGGTGATTTTCTCGAAAATTCCGATATCGATTTACTTCTCATTACTGAAGGCAGTGTCCCGATACAGACGAAGTACCAGGTATTCGATATCATTTACAAAAAGGAATAG
- a CDS encoding ferritin-like domain-containing protein — MAMNDIKSILETAISEEVKASRLYSNFALQMGDRGARLKFEVMAAIELRHYEYLLSYYQEKFQQTPTVQESGESKIVRPETPPRTSSFGESIKVIMDTEWRAYEFYKKAFEISTDENDRKIFKTLADMELSHYEQFRTEYNYLTEGTIRFASEDIPWMMEVY; from the coding sequence ATGGCGATGAATGATATCAAAAGCATTTTAGAAACGGCCATTTCAGAAGAAGTAAAGGCAAGCCGGCTTTACTCCAATTTTGCGCTCCAGATGGGAGACAGGGGAGCGCGCTTAAAATTTGAGGTCATGGCTGCCATTGAGTTAAGGCACTACGAATATCTTCTGTCGTATTATCAGGAGAAATTCCAACAAACACCCACCGTACAGGAATCCGGGGAAAGCAAGATTGTCCGCCCTGAAACACCGCCCAGGACGTCATCATTTGGGGAGTCCATTAAGGTTATTATGGACACAGAATGGAGGGCGTATGAATTTTATAAAAAGGCCTTCGAAATCTCAACCGATGAAAATGATCGAAAGATTTTTAAAACGCTTGCAGACATGGAATTATCCCATTATGAACAATTCAGGACAGAATATAATTATCTGACAGAAGGCACAATCCGCTTTGCCAGCGAAGATATCCCATGGATGATGGAGGTATATTAA
- a CDS encoding aminoacyl-tRNA deacylase — MPAKRLKEFLDSHNIKYIVISHSRAFTAQETAISAHIPGKELAKTVMVKADGKMAMAVLPASYKVDFDLLRKATGSGRVEIANEKEFKDMFPECEIGAMPPFGNLYGVDVFVARSLTEDKEIAFNAGSHRELVRMAYKDFERLVKPKVMEFSVET; from the coding sequence ATGCCAGCGAAGAGATTAAAAGAATTTTTGGATAGTCATAACATTAAGTACATTGTCATCAGTCATTCCCGTGCTTTTACAGCCCAGGAAACTGCAATATCTGCCCATATTCCGGGGAAAGAATTGGCCAAAACGGTCATGGTGAAAGCCGATGGAAAAATGGCTATGGCCGTTCTTCCGGCTTCCTATAAAGTGGATTTTGACCTTTTGAGGAAGGCAACGGGGTCGGGTAGAGTTGAAATCGCAAATGAGAAGGAATTTAAAGATATGTTTCCTGAGTGCGAAATTGGCGCCATGCCGCCTTTTGGCAATCTTTATGGAGTGGATGTTTTTGTGGCAAGAAGTTTGACAGAAGACAAAGAGATAGCGTTCAACGCAGGTTCACACAGGGAACTGGTCAGGATGGCCTATAAGGATTTCGAGAGGCTGGTGAAACCGAAGGTAATGGAGTTTTCCGTTGAAACCTAA
- a CDS encoding flavin reductase family protein — MKKSLGAKTIVYPAPVFIVGTYDKAGKPNVMNVAWGGLCCSSPPAVAVSVRKATYTYGNIVERKAFTVNIPSEVHVKEADYFGIASGGKEDKLSVTGLTPVKSDLVDAPYIKEFPLVLECKLIHTIEIGLHTQFIGEIMDVKAEESVLGENGALDIEKVHPVLYAPENRAYYGVGQYLGKAFFIGKQMKSH; from the coding sequence ATGAAAAAATCTTTAGGCGCAAAAACGATTGTATACCCAGCCCCGGTTTTTATTGTAGGCACTTACGATAAGGCTGGAAAACCAAACGTAATGAACGTGGCATGGGGAGGGCTTTGTTGTTCCAGTCCGCCAGCGGTAGCAGTTTCTGTCAGGAAGGCCACGTATACGTATGGAAATATTGTAGAGCGAAAGGCTTTTACGGTAAATATTCCTTCTGAAGTCCACGTCAAAGAGGCCGATTATTTCGGGATTGCGTCAGGAGGAAAGGAAGACAAGCTTTCCGTCACCGGACTTACCCCCGTTAAGAGCGACCTTGTCGATGCCCCCTATATTAAAGAGTTTCCACTTGTCCTGGAGTGTAAATTGATTCACACCATTGAAATAGGATTACATACCCAGTTTATTGGGGAGATCATGGATGTCAAGGCTGAAGAATCCGTGCTTGGAGAAAATGGCGCCCTTGATATAGAAAAAGTTCATCCGGTTTTATATGCTCCGGAGAATCGGGCGTATTATGGGGTTGGTCAATATCTTGGTAAGGCATTTTTTATAGGCAAGCAGATGAAAAGCCATTGA
- a CDS encoding peptidoglycan DD-metalloendopeptidase family protein translates to MNQRLVLRKSRFSDFLTRYNDLHKSGFEEWIFYPGMLFQDPCKWWGDGGVRRRPHEGLDFCFYRDKAGQYHSLDKKTMIPVMYAGKIVHIGDDFLGKSVYVAHDMCDNKGNKLYTIYGHTNPCHGIDIGKILNEGDPIAAIADTGKKRVKIPSHVHISMVWLPESFPYERLDWEKISDCRSVTLCNPLEFIDGKHKVEQ, encoded by the coding sequence ATGAATCAGAGACTTGTCCTGAGAAAATCACGTTTCAGTGATTTTTTGACACGGTATAATGACCTTCATAAATCCGGGTTTGAAGAGTGGATTTTTTATCCTGGCATGTTATTTCAAGATCCTTGTAAATGGTGGGGAGACGGGGGAGTCCGCCGCAGGCCTCACGAAGGTTTAGATTTCTGTTTTTACCGGGATAAAGCAGGTCAATATCATAGCCTTGACAAGAAAACAATGATTCCGGTAATGTATGCAGGGAAAATTGTCCACATTGGTGATGATTTTCTCGGAAAATCCGTTTATGTAGCCCACGACATGTGTGATAATAAGGGAAATAAACTGTATACAATCTATGGCCACACGAATCCCTGCCACGGCATTGATATAGGGAAAATCCTGAATGAAGGAGATCCGATTGCTGCGATCGCAGATACCGGAAAGAAGCGGGTAAAAATTCCTTCCCACGTGCACATTTCTATGGTATGGTTGCCTGAATCTTTCCCTTATGAAAGGCTTGACTGGGAAAAGATAAGCGATTGCAGGAGCGTTACCCTTTGTAACCCACTGGAGTTTATCGATGGTAAACACAAAGTAGAGCAGTAA
- a CDS encoding DNA polymerase III subunit alpha translates to MSKDTFIHLHVHSEYSLLDGACKIHDLVDKAVQLKMSALALTDHGNMFGAVEFYEAAKSRGIKPVLGYEAYVAQGSRLDKESKNGKETLSHITLLAEDIEGYHNLLRLATSAYLEGFYYKPRIDKALLRTHSRGLICLSGCMTSEINRYLINNRSEEAVKVAKEYKDIFGPDHFYLEVQNNGIEQQARLVSEAAEIGKKLGISLVATNDVHYMNMDDATAHDALLCINTGKHLSDVQRLRFGTNEFYFKNYQEMYKVFQHTPEAIQNTQKIAERCNVEMTFGKMHLPKFIAPNGMSNSAYLRELCEEGAVQKYGSITQNIRERLDYELKVIESTGFVDYFLIVWDFIHFAVQQRIPATGRGSGAGSMVAYVLNITNIDPIENDLLFERFLNAERISMPDLDIDFCAEGREKVIQYVRGKYGGDSNVAQIITFGTMKAKAVIRDVGRVMNIPLSEVDKVAKLIPNTLNITLKQALEQEPALKTLYENEKHIHELFDISKKLEGLCRHASVHAAGIVISDEPLTEYVPLAKNGDVVTTQFYDEILVDKIGLLKADFLGVRKLTVLDKALKLIRETRGEDIDLTKIPMDDKKTYELLSRGEVKGVFQVETSRGFKELLKKLKPDRFADILPLVALYRPGPLQSGMVDSFINRKHGREEVTYLHPTLEPILKETYGVILYQEQVMRIANRLAGFSLNQADNLRKAMGKKKPEIMAKFKDQFINGAVANGIPKEIAISIFELMEYFAGYGFNKSHSAAYAVITYQTAYLKANYPVQYMVAQLSCEKQNMDKIVDYIEDCRHMSIDVLPPDINESQSDFTISSGNKIRFGLGAIKNVGDKAIESIVQSREKGGRYTSILDVCKRVDLRVVNKQVIESLIKSGCFDSLHDNRAKLLVGLDTAMQIGGIANKDRRIGQKSLFDIPSNLDLPGKKDFPGEADVERWTEKEIRQAEKESLGFYLSSHPLHAYKEKIKQLSTVSSAEISEHVEGDEAIIGGIIANLETSTTKRGDPMMYITLEDMKGATECVIFSKEMKACQSLLNVDEVVFVKGQIGFQSTAPSLRIKEIIAEKDALRRLAKCITIQIEPSQEETKLLQIREIIKKHSGTCPLFFELSTPEQTSTVIRASSQYFVTVTDAFLSSIHELLGQGACRINQADLLAMV, encoded by the coding sequence ATGAGTAAAGATACTTTTATTCACCTTCACGTCCACAGCGAGTACAGCCTCCTTGACGGGGCGTGCAAAATTCATGACCTCGTAGACAAGGCAGTCCAACTGAAGATGTCTGCCCTTGCCCTGACTGATCACGGCAACATGTTCGGCGCCGTAGAATTTTATGAAGCTGCAAAGTCCAGGGGAATAAAGCCCGTTTTGGGTTACGAGGCATATGTGGCACAGGGCAGCCGTCTTGATAAAGAATCGAAGAACGGAAAAGAAACGCTCAGTCACATCACCCTCCTTGCGGAAGATATTGAAGGTTACCATAATCTTTTGAGACTTGCGACATCAGCATACCTGGAGGGCTTTTACTACAAACCAAGGATCGATAAGGCGCTTCTCAGGACACATTCCAGGGGGCTTATTTGTCTCAGCGGCTGTATGACCTCAGAAATCAATCGTTATTTAATCAATAATCGCTCAGAAGAGGCGGTAAAAGTGGCAAAGGAGTATAAGGATATCTTTGGCCCTGATCATTTTTACCTGGAAGTTCAAAATAACGGGATCGAACAGCAGGCAAGATTAGTTTCAGAAGCGGCAGAAATTGGGAAGAAATTAGGCATTTCCCTCGTTGCAACGAATGACGTTCATTATATGAATATGGATGATGCCACGGCTCACGATGCACTCCTGTGCATCAATACAGGGAAGCACCTGTCGGACGTTCAAAGACTGCGTTTCGGAACGAATGAATTTTACTTTAAAAATTATCAGGAAATGTACAAGGTCTTTCAACACACACCAGAAGCCATTCAAAATACACAGAAAATTGCCGAACGCTGTAATGTGGAAATGACCTTCGGGAAGATGCACCTGCCCAAATTTATCGCGCCGAACGGCATGTCCAATAGCGCCTACCTGAGAGAACTCTGCGAGGAGGGGGCAGTTCAGAAATACGGTTCCATTACACAGAATATCCGTGAGCGCCTGGACTACGAGCTTAAGGTTATCGAAAGCACGGGCTTTGTGGACTATTTCCTGATTGTCTGGGACTTTATTCATTTCGCCGTGCAACAACGTATCCCTGCCACAGGACGCGGCTCCGGGGCAGGCAGCATGGTTGCTTATGTGCTCAATATTACCAATATTGACCCCATCGAAAACGATTTGTTGTTTGAGAGGTTTTTGAATGCAGAAAGAATCTCCATGCCCGATCTGGATATTGATTTCTGTGCGGAAGGTCGTGAAAAGGTCATCCAGTACGTTCGGGGTAAATACGGCGGCGACAGTAACGTTGCCCAGATTATTACTTTTGGGACAATGAAGGCAAAGGCCGTTATCCGGGATGTGGGACGGGTGATGAACATCCCTCTCTCCGAGGTGGACAAGGTGGCCAAACTTATCCCCAACACGCTCAATATCACCTTAAAACAAGCCCTGGAACAGGAACCCGCATTAAAGACGCTGTATGAAAATGAAAAACACATCCATGAACTGTTTGATATTTCAAAAAAACTGGAAGGCCTGTGCCGCCACGCCTCAGTGCATGCGGCAGGCATCGTAATTTCTGACGAGCCGTTAACCGAATACGTCCCGCTGGCAAAAAATGGTGACGTGGTCACGACGCAATTTTATGATGAAATCCTGGTAGATAAGATTGGGCTGTTAAAGGCTGATTTTCTTGGCGTCCGGAAGTTAACGGTGCTTGACAAAGCCCTCAAGTTGATTCGGGAAACCAGGGGGGAGGATATCGATCTCACAAAGATCCCTATGGATGACAAGAAGACCTACGAATTGTTATCCCGTGGGGAGGTGAAGGGCGTCTTCCAGGTAGAAACCAGTCGTGGATTCAAGGAGTTGTTAAAGAAACTAAAACCAGACAGATTTGCAGATATCTTACCGTTGGTGGCACTGTACAGACCGGGCCCCCTGCAGAGCGGTATGGTGGACTCCTTTATTAACCGAAAGCATGGGAGAGAGGAGGTCACCTATCTTCACCCTACCCTCGAACCTATCCTGAAAGAGACCTACGGGGTAATCTTATACCAGGAGCAGGTCATGCGTATTGCCAACCGTCTGGCGGGGTTTTCCCTGAATCAGGCCGATAACCTTCGTAAGGCAATGGGAAAAAAGAAACCCGAGATCATGGCAAAATTCAAAGACCAATTTATCAACGGCGCTGTGGCAAATGGGATCCCAAAAGAAATCGCCATAAGTATATTTGAATTGATGGAATACTTTGCCGGATACGGCTTCAACAAGTCCCATTCTGCTGCCTATGCAGTGATCACGTACCAAACGGCCTATCTGAAGGCAAATTATCCTGTTCAGTACATGGTCGCACAGCTCAGTTGCGAAAAGCAGAATATGGATAAGATCGTGGACTATATTGAGGACTGCCGTCACATGAGTATCGATGTGCTTCCTCCGGATATCAATGAAAGTCAAAGTGACTTCACGATTTCCAGCGGGAACAAGATACGGTTTGGATTAGGGGCAATCAAGAATGTGGGTGACAAGGCTATCGAGTCCATAGTACAGTCCAGGGAAAAAGGCGGCCGGTACACCTCAATCCTGGATGTGTGCAAACGGGTTGATTTGCGTGTTGTCAACAAACAGGTCATCGAGTCTTTAATCAAATCAGGGTGTTTTGACTCGTTACATGACAACCGGGCTAAACTGCTCGTTGGGCTCGATACGGCCATGCAGATCGGAGGTATCGCAAACAAAGACAGGCGGATAGGGCAAAAATCTCTCTTCGATATACCCAGCAACTTAGATCTGCCAGGGAAAAAGGATTTTCCTGGAGAGGCCGATGTGGAACGATGGACCGAGAAGGAGATACGCCAGGCAGAAAAGGAAAGCCTGGGCTTCTATTTGAGTTCGCATCCCTTACATGCCTATAAAGAAAAAATCAAGCAATTATCTACGGTATCTTCCGCTGAAATCTCTGAACATGTTGAAGGGGATGAAGCAATTATTGGCGGTATTATTGCCAACCTTGAAACGAGCACCACCAAACGGGGCGATCCCATGATGTATATTACCCTGGAAGACATGAAAGGTGCGACTGAATGTGTTATCTTCAGCAAGGAAATGAAGGCGTGTCAATCGCTGCTGAACGTAGACGAGGTCGTTTTCGTGAAGGGACAGATTGGTTTCCAGAGTACGGCCCCATCCTTGCGAATAAAAGAGATTATAGCTGAAAAAGATGCTTTAAGGCGTTTGGCTAAGTGCATTACCATTCAAATTGAACCGTCTCAGGAAGAAACAAAGTTATTGCAAATCAGGGAAATCATAAAAAAGCACTCCGGCACATGCCCGCTCTTCTTCGAACTCAGCACACCCGAACAAACCAGTACGGTAATCAGGGCTTCCAGTCAGTATTTTGTGACGGTAACGGATGCTTTTTTATCCAGCATCCATGAACTCCTTGGTCAGGGGGCATGCCGAATCAATCAGGCAGACCTGCTTGCGATGGTATAA
- a CDS encoding nucleoside-diphosphate kinase: protein MADELTYALITPYSLLKSRTGGILGRLLSLTNLEVVGATMFAPSDAFVDKYCATIEEQDCKPAWKKVMTDYINSNFRKMNKFRITNRTVLLFFKGPRALEKLKDDVIGPITSFQGHTIRGSFGDFVESADGKVEYFEPAVVSAADQNTNDKQLALLAEYLPGDGGVLEDIVKFPEGVRAETTLVILKPFEEQSPLPGNIIDMFSRAGLYIVGVKLLRMSIAQSEEFYGPLINIFREKLKPKPEKIAEKLKESFKSVFTFEVPNTIVAGHAEQLSEQLKDMNAMHEFNKIVQYMTGLDPEKTSLQDKKKPGTARCLALLYRGPDAISKIRNILGPTDSKKGEPGKVRRIYGEDIMKNAAHASDAVENAERERKIIGLWDNKGPCELKEMIENYLRSK, encoded by the coding sequence ATGGCGGACGAACTGACGTATGCATTGATTACTCCTTATAGCCTTTTAAAAAGCCGTACCGGCGGTATCCTGGGCCGTTTGCTTTCGCTGACAAACTTAGAGGTTGTAGGGGCAACCATGTTTGCGCCGAGCGATGCCTTTGTTGATAAATATTGTGCAACTATCGAAGAACAAGACTGCAAGCCGGCATGGAAAAAGGTCATGACTGATTACATCAACAGCAACTTTCGCAAGATGAACAAGTTTAGAATTACCAACCGAACGGTATTGCTTTTCTTTAAAGGCCCCCGCGCTCTTGAAAAGTTAAAGGATGATGTGATCGGACCTATTACCAGTTTCCAGGGACATACCATCAGGGGCAGCTTCGGGGATTTTGTGGAAAGCGCCGATGGCAAGGTCGAATATTTTGAACCAGCTGTTGTATCCGCAGCTGACCAGAACACGAACGACAAACAATTAGCCTTGCTTGCCGAATATTTGCCAGGTGACGGGGGAGTTTTAGAGGATATTGTAAAGTTTCCCGAAGGGGTCAGGGCCGAAACAACCCTGGTCATCCTGAAACCCTTTGAGGAGCAAAGTCCATTGCCGGGAAATATCATCGATATGTTTTCGAGAGCAGGACTGTATATTGTCGGGGTAAAGCTTCTGAGGATGAGCATTGCCCAGTCTGAAGAGTTCTATGGTCCGTTAATAAACATCTTCCGGGAAAAATTAAAACCCAAGCCGGAAAAGATTGCTGAGAAGCTGAAAGAAAGTTTTAAATCCGTCTTTACCTTTGAGGTGCCAAATACGATTGTTGCCGGCCATGCGGAACAGCTCTCAGAGCAACTGAAAGATATGAATGCCATGCATGAATTCAACAAAATCGTGCAGTATATGACCGGATTAGATCCGGAAAAAACAAGCCTCCAGGATAAGAAAAAACCTGGAACTGCCCGTTGCCTTGCACTGTTGTATCGGGGTCCGGATGCCATTTCCAAAATACGAAATATTCTCGGCCCTACCGACTCGAAAAAGGGAGAACCAGGCAAGGTACGGAGGATCTACGGAGAGGACATCATGAAAAACGCAGCTCACGCCTCGGATGCCGTGGAAAACGCCGAACGGGAGCGAAAGATTATTGGACTCTGGGACAATAAAGGTCCCTGTGAACTGAAAGAAATGATAGAAAACTATTTACGATCAAAGTAG
- a CDS encoding MBL fold metallo-hydrolase: MLIQKIHVGPLQVCCYIIVDKGSSEAMIIDPGAEATTIITFLKKRHLLPKIIAITHGHGDHIGANAEMKEAFPDIQICVHEEDQDMLPYPAKNLSILAAFYGGTTVRSPMADRLLKDGDTLTIGRHSFEIIHTPGHTPGGICLYSKNQEDENPPVLFSGDSLFKEGIGRTDFPGCNQEVLIQSIKERLFVLEEKTIVYPGHGPSTTIAEEKRNNPFVTEVTLHG; encoded by the coding sequence ATGCTTATACAGAAGATACATGTAGGGCCTTTGCAGGTATGTTGCTATATTATTGTTGACAAGGGTTCTTCCGAGGCGATGATCATCGATCCCGGCGCAGAGGCAACCACGATCATTACATTTCTGAAAAAAAGACATCTGCTGCCCAAAATTATTGCAATTACCCATGGACATGGGGATCATATCGGCGCCAACGCTGAGATGAAAGAGGCTTTTCCTGATATTCAAATCTGCGTGCACGAAGAAGATCAGGATATGCTCCCTTATCCCGCAAAAAACCTTTCCATACTTGCTGCTTTTTATGGTGGCACAACGGTACGATCGCCTATGGCAGACCGATTGTTAAAGGACGGAGACACCCTTACGATCGGCAGACACTCCTTTGAGATAATTCACACCCCCGGACATACCCCCGGTGGGATATGTTTATACAGCAAAAACCAGGAGGACGAAAACCCACCCGTGTTATTTTCCGGAGATAGTCTTTTCAAAGAAGGTATCGGAAGGACAGATTTTCCTGGTTGTAATCAGGAAGTGCTCATTCAGTCCATTAAAGAGCGATTATTCGTACTGGAAGAAAAAACGATCGTGTATCCCGGACATGGTCCATCAACAACGATTGCAGAAGAAAAGAGGAATAATCCTTTTGTTACTGAGGTGACTTTACATGGTTGA